A single window of Pristis pectinata isolate sPriPec2 chromosome 8, sPriPec2.1.pri, whole genome shotgun sequence DNA harbors:
- the cluap1 gene encoding clusterin-associated protein 1 homolog isoform X2, translated as MMRALGYPRLISMENFRTPNFPLVAEILIWLVKRYEPQTDIPTDVDTEQDRVFFIKAVAQFMATKAHIKLNTKKLYQADGYAVKELLKVTTVLYNAMKTKRMDKGDDAEEENLKFKFDLGSKISDLKAARQLASEITSKGATVFDLLGKEVDLREVRTAAVARPLEINETEKALRAGIKEILEQVQKTKDMLNNVASDEANLEAKIEKKKLELERSKKRLQTLQSVRPAFMDEYEKIEEELQRQYETYVEKFRNLCYLEQQLEDLHRMEQERFEETENTLRLMQNKLKEEEKRLMKSSGKDDDSDTEIQEDEGSDSDLEDRRPLKPRLTRELPIHGRVGGRVVGTMHGADTEDEDDSENSEDDDEEEEYEIVDDDESIDIQPDQPSTRIHKQELLEESDNDF; from the exons ATGATGAGAGCTCTGGGCTATCCTCGTCTCATCTCCATGGAAAACTTCCGGACTCCAAACTTTCCTTTGGTAGCAGAAATTCTCATTTGGCTTGTTAAAAG ATATGAGCCTCAGACAGATATCCCAACCGATGTGGATACGGAGCAGGATCGGGTTTTCTTCATCAAAGCTGTAGCTCAATTCATG GCCACTAAAGCTCACATTAAACTCAACACCAAGAAGCTGTACCAGGCTGATGGTTATGCAGTGAAAGAGCTGCTGAAGGTTACCACTGTTCTCTACAATGCCATGAAGACAAAGCGAATGGACAAAGGTGACGATGCTGAAGAAGAGAATTTGAAGTTCAAATTTGACTTGGGGTCAAAG ATTTCAGATCTGAAGGCCGCAAGACAACTAGCCTCAGAAATAACCTCTAAAGGAGCAACGGTGTTTGATTTACTGGGAAAGGAAGTGGATCTGAGG GAGGTGAGGACAGCAGCAGTTGCGAGGCCTCTGGAGATCAATGAGACCGAGAAGGCACTTAGAGCTGGAATTAAGGAGATTCTG gAGCAAGTGCAGAAGACCAAGGATATGTTGAACAATGTTGCCTCTGACGAAGCCAACCTGGAGGCTAAGATTGAGAAGAAGAAGCTGGAGCTGGAGAGGAGCAAAAAGCGACTGCAGACTTTGCAGAGTGTCAG GCCGGCCTTCATGGATGAGTACGAGAAGATCGAGGAGGAGCTGCAGAGGCAGTACGAGACGTATGTGGAGAAGTTCCGTAACCTGTGCTacctggagcagcagctggaggaCCTGCACAGGATGGAACAGGAGAGGTTCGAG GAAACTGAAAACACCCTGCGGCTGATGCAGAATAAACTGAAGGAGGAAGAGAAGAGGCTGATGAAAAGCTCTG GAAAGGATGATGATTCTGACACTGAGATACAGGAGGACGAGGGCTCGGACAGTGACCTGGAGGACAGACGACCACTGAAGCCACGGCTCACCAGGGAGCTGCCAATTCACG GGAGAGTTGGTGGGCGAGTGGTCGGAACAATGCACGGTGCTGACACTGAGGACGAG GATGATTCTGAGAACAGCGAGGACgatgatgaggaggaggaatATGAAATTGTTGATGACGATGAAAGCATTGATATTCAGCCAGATCAGCCCTCGACACGAATACACAAGCAGGAGTTACTCGAAGAAAGTGACAATGACTTTTAG
- the cluap1 gene encoding clusterin-associated protein 1 homolog isoform X1, whose product MSFRDLRNFTEMMRALGYPRLISMENFRTPNFPLVAEILIWLVKRYEPQTDIPTDVDTEQDRVFFIKAVAQFMATKAHIKLNTKKLYQADGYAVKELLKVTTVLYNAMKTKRMDKGDDAEEENLKFKFDLGSKISDLKAARQLASEITSKGATVFDLLGKEVDLREVRTAAVARPLEINETEKALRAGIKEILEQVQKTKDMLNNVASDEANLEAKIEKKKLELERSKKRLQTLQSVRPAFMDEYEKIEEELQRQYETYVEKFRNLCYLEQQLEDLHRMEQERFEETENTLRLMQNKLKEEEKRLMKSSGKDDDSDTEIQEDEGSDSDLEDRRPLKPRLTRELPIHGRVGGRVVGTMHGADTEDEDDSENSEDDDEEEEYEIVDDDESIDIQPDQPSTRIHKQELLEESDNDF is encoded by the exons ATGTCCTTCCGAGACCTCCGAA ACTTTACTGAAATGATGAGAGCTCTGGGCTATCCTCGTCTCATCTCCATGGAAAACTTCCGGACTCCAAACTTTCCTTTGGTAGCAGAAATTCTCATTTGGCTTGTTAAAAG ATATGAGCCTCAGACAGATATCCCAACCGATGTGGATACGGAGCAGGATCGGGTTTTCTTCATCAAAGCTGTAGCTCAATTCATG GCCACTAAAGCTCACATTAAACTCAACACCAAGAAGCTGTACCAGGCTGATGGTTATGCAGTGAAAGAGCTGCTGAAGGTTACCACTGTTCTCTACAATGCCATGAAGACAAAGCGAATGGACAAAGGTGACGATGCTGAAGAAGAGAATTTGAAGTTCAAATTTGACTTGGGGTCAAAG ATTTCAGATCTGAAGGCCGCAAGACAACTAGCCTCAGAAATAACCTCTAAAGGAGCAACGGTGTTTGATTTACTGGGAAAGGAAGTGGATCTGAGG GAGGTGAGGACAGCAGCAGTTGCGAGGCCTCTGGAGATCAATGAGACCGAGAAGGCACTTAGAGCTGGAATTAAGGAGATTCTG gAGCAAGTGCAGAAGACCAAGGATATGTTGAACAATGTTGCCTCTGACGAAGCCAACCTGGAGGCTAAGATTGAGAAGAAGAAGCTGGAGCTGGAGAGGAGCAAAAAGCGACTGCAGACTTTGCAGAGTGTCAG GCCGGCCTTCATGGATGAGTACGAGAAGATCGAGGAGGAGCTGCAGAGGCAGTACGAGACGTATGTGGAGAAGTTCCGTAACCTGTGCTacctggagcagcagctggaggaCCTGCACAGGATGGAACAGGAGAGGTTCGAG GAAACTGAAAACACCCTGCGGCTGATGCAGAATAAACTGAAGGAGGAAGAGAAGAGGCTGATGAAAAGCTCTG GAAAGGATGATGATTCTGACACTGAGATACAGGAGGACGAGGGCTCGGACAGTGACCTGGAGGACAGACGACCACTGAAGCCACGGCTCACCAGGGAGCTGCCAATTCACG GGAGAGTTGGTGGGCGAGTGGTCGGAACAATGCACGGTGCTGACACTGAGGACGAG GATGATTCTGAGAACAGCGAGGACgatgatgaggaggaggaatATGAAATTGTTGATGACGATGAAAGCATTGATATTCAGCCAGATCAGCCCTCGACACGAATACACAAGCAGGAGTTACTCGAAGAAAGTGACAATGACTTTTAG